One genomic segment of Ricinus communis isolate WT05 ecotype wild-type chromosome 3, ASM1957865v1, whole genome shotgun sequence includes these proteins:
- the LOC8272534 gene encoding serine/threonine-protein kinase tricornered — protein MENKEAEEEQEEVAGEAEEEGEVGSSLTLERVAAAKLFIENHYRAQMKHIQQRKERRSELQKQLASSDVSQEEQTNLLKDLERKETEYMRLKRNKICVDDFDLLTIIGRGAFGEVRLCQEKKSGNIYAMKKLKKSEMLSRGQVEHVKAERNLLAEVASHCIVKLYYSFQDAEYLYLIMEYLPGGDIMTLLMREETLTETVARFYIAQSVLAIESIHRHNYIHRDIKPDNLLLDKNGHMKLSDFGLCKPLDCSNLSAINENEVLDDENLKESMDVNGRFPDTGGRRWKSPLEQLQHWQMNRRTLAYSTVGTPDYIAPEVLLKKGYGMECDWWSLGAIMYEMLVGYPPFYSDDPVTTCRKIVHWRNHLNFPEEVRLTPEAKDLICRLLCDVEHRLGTLGADQIKAHPWFKDVAWDKLYEVEAAFKPQVNGELDTQNFMKFDEVEPPRTRRGSGPMRKMMLNPQDLTFVGYTYKNFDAIKGLHHSFDLKRSTSQSSTDSFHSDSAVDYSSKNLLDDSEIQKLASEEDPVSP, from the exons aTGGAAAATAAGGAGGCGGAGGAGGAACAGGAGGAGGTGGCGGGAGAAGCGGAGGAGGAAGGAGAGGTGGGGTCCAGTTTGACGTTAGAGAGGGTGGCAGCTGCAAAGCTTTTCATTGAGAATCATTATAGGGCTCAAATGAAGCATATTCAACAACGCAAAGAAAG GCGGTCAGAGTTGCAAAAGCAGTTGGCATCTTCTGATGTGTCTCAAGAGGAACAAACTAATCTACTGAAGGATTTAGAGCGCAAAGAGACTGAATATATGCGACTTAAAAGGAACAAAATTTGTGTTGACGATTTTGACCTTTTAACCATCATAGGCAGAGGGGCTTTTGGAGAG GTAAGGTTGTGTCAGGAGAAGAAGTCTGGGAACATCTATGCCATGAAAAAGTTGAAGAAGTCAGAAATGCTTAGCAGGGGACAG GTTGAACATGTTAAAGCTGAAAGGAATTTGCTTGCTGAAGTCGCCAGTCACTGCATTGTCAAGCTCTACTACTCCTTCCAAGATGCTGAGTACTTATATCTAATCATGGAATATCTTCCTGGTGGTGACATAATGACTTTGTTAATGAGAGAAGAGACTTTGACTGAAACTGTGGCTAGATTTTATATTGCTCAGAGTGTCCTGGCCATAGAATCTATTCATAGACACAACTATATTCACAG AGATATAAAACCTGATAACCTATTGCTGGACAAAAATGGCCACATGAAGCTTTCTGATTTTGGTCTTTGCAAGCCTCTTGACTGCTCAAATTTGTCTGccataaatgaaaatgaagtGCTTGATGATGAGAATTTGAAGGAATCCATGGATGTTAATGGAAGATTTCCAGATACTGGTGGAAGGCGCTGGAAAAGTCCCCTTGAACAACTGCAACATTGGCAGATGAACAGGAGAACATTG GCATATTCTACAGTTGGTACACCAGATTATATTGCACCAGAAGTATTGCTGAAAAAAGGATATGGCATGGAGTGTGACTG GTGGTCACTTGGTGCAATAATGTATGAGATGCTTGTCGGTTATCCTCCATTTTACTCTGATGATCCAGTAACAACATGCAGAAAG ATTGTGCACTGGAGAAATCACTTAAATTTTCCAGAGGAAGTGAGGCTGACACCTGAAGCAAAAGATCTGATCTGTCGGTTGCTTTGTGATGTTGAACATAGACTTGGTACTCTTGGGGCTGACcaaattaaa GCTCATCCTTGGTTCAAAGATGTTGCATGGGACAAACTTTATGAAGTGGAAGCAGCATTTAAACCACAAGTTAATGGGGAACTTGATACTCAAAATTTCATGAAATTTGATGAG GTTGAACCTCCACGAACAAGAAGAGGATCAGGACCTATGAGAAAG ATGATGTTAAATCCTCAAGATCTTACTTTTGTTGGTTACACATACAAGAACTTCGATGCTATCAAAGGGTTACATCATTCTTTTG ATTTAAAGAGGAGCACATCACAGTCATCAACAGACTCTTTTCATA GTGATTCTGCGGTGGATTACTCTTCTAAGAACTTGCTGGATGACTCGGAAATTCAGAAGCTTGCGTCAGAAGAAGATCCTGTGTCGCCATGA